The nucleotide sequence GACGCTTTTTGTGAATAATACGCTCATCATTCAGATATACGGATACATAGCAGTTCTTATATACATCGCCCACACGAAAACGTACCGTATGTTTCTCATCCATTCTGTCCGGATTGATGGTCTTCGGTACGGTGTAGCGTGCACCTTCTACCGCAACAATCGGAATATCCTTTGCATTGGTGTCTTTATGTTTTGCACCGTTCAGTACATACTCAGCAGCATGTTTTCCGGCAGCAGATGCTTCCTCGGAAACAAAGTCTACCAGATCATGTACGTGAAGCACGTTACCACAGGCAAATACGCCTTCTACATTGGTTTCCAGACATTCGTTTACCAGCGGTCCGGATGTAACCGGGCTCATTTCCACATTCAGGCTTCTGGACAGCTCGTTTTCCGGAATCAGTCCGCAGGATAACAGCAGAGTATCGCAGGTATAACGTTCTTCTGTTCCCGGAATCGGTCTTCTGTCCGAACCCACTTCTGCGATGGTAATCGCTTCCACTCTCTCCTTGCCTTCGATATCTACAACAGTATGGCTCAATTTCAGCGGAATTCCGTAGTCATCCAGACACTGTACGATATTTCTCTTCAGTCCGCCGGAATATGGCATTAACTCAGCTACCACTTTAACCTTTGCACCTTCCAGTGTCATTCTTCTTGCCATAATCAGTCCGATATCACCGGAACCAAGAATTACTACTTCACGTCCCGGCATATAGCCTTCCATATTCACAAGACGCTGTGCAGTACCTGCAGAATAAATACCTGCCGGACGATATCCGGGAATATTCAACGCGCCTCGGGAACGCTCTCTGCAGCCCATGGCAAGTACAATTGCTTTTGCCTGAATTTCAAACATTCCATCTTCACGGTTCATGGCAGTTACAACCTTGTTCGGTGCAATATCCATAACCATGGTGTTCAATTTATATTCAATCTTCTCGTCTTTTAACTGGTCAATAAATCTTCCTGCATATTCCGGGCCTGTCAGCTCTTCTTTAAATGTATGAAGTCCGAATCCATTGTGGATACACTGATTCAGAATACCACCCAGCTCTTTATCTCTTTCCAGTACTAAAATAGATTCTACTCCATTTCTTTTTGCTGATACGGCTGCTGCAAGTCCTGCAGGGCCGCCTCCTACAATAACAATATCATAATTTAACATTTTTTTCCCTCCTGATTCGTAACCAACTATATTCTGTCTTTATTAATTCCTACAATAATCCTGGATTCTCCACCTGCTTTTGTAATTTCGGATGGGTCTACTCCGCGTTCTCTGGAAAGAATCTCGATGGTTCTTGGAGAACAGAAACCTGCCTGGCAGCGTCCCATTCCGGCTCTGGTACGACGTTTTACACCGTCTAAGGATTTTGCGCCCAGAGGACGTTTAATTGCGTCGATAATTTCGCCTTCTGTAATCATCTCACATCTGCAGATAATATTTCCATATGCCGGATTTTCTTTAATCAGAGCTGCCCGTTCTTCATTGCTCAGGGTCTTGGGATCCAGGATTCCTTTTCTGGTTCCGTTAAAGTCGGGGTTCTCTTCTGCATTTGTCAGGTCTTTAATGATGCCTGCCACCATTTTTCCAATTGCCGGAGCGCTGGTCAGTCCAGGAGATTCAATACCTGCACAGTCGATGAAGCCTTTTGCTTCTTCCAGTTCGCCGATATAGAATTCATGTCCGTCTTCATGGGCACGAAGTCCTGCAAATGAGGTAATTACCTGACGGATTGGAAGACCTTTTACCGTAGTTCCTGCTTTATTAATCAGTTCGTCAATACCTTCCTGTGTGGTATTGGTTCCTTCTCTGTTTTCAATATCAATTGCGGTAGGTCCTACTAACGTATTGCCGTGAACGGTAGGAGATACCAGAACGCCTTTTCCGTATTTACCTGGAAGCTGGAAAATAGTATGTGTTACAAATCCTTCGGTAGAGCGGTCTAACAGACAGTAATCTCCGCGTCTCGGTGTGATATGTAATTTTTTGTCGCTTACCATGTTGTGGAATTTATCTGCATAAACACCTGCCGCATTTACAACGTATCTGGTTTCAATTTCGCCCTGGCTGGTCTTAACTACCCAGTTGTCACCTTTTTTCTCCAGGTCAGTAACTTCCGTATCAAATTTGAACTCCACACCGTTGGTTGCAGCATTTTCAGCAAATGCAATGTTCATTCCAAAGGGGCAGACAATTCCGCCGGTAGGTGCATACAGCGCTGCCACTGCTTCGTCTGCAATATTGGGCTCCAGCTTAACGAGTTCTTCTCTGTCAATAATGCGCAGATCTTTGACACCGTTCTCCACACCTCTGTCATACAGCGCCTGCAGATTGGGTTTTTCTTCCTCGTTAATACATACAACCAGAGAACCATTATTCTTATAGTGGAAATCCAGTTCTTTGGAAAGAGCTTCCATCATCTGGTTGCCTTCCACATTCAGCTTCGCCATAAGGGAACCTGCTTCTGCGTCAAATCCGGCATGTACAATTGCACTGTTTGCCTTGGATGTTCCACAGCATACATCTTCTTCCTTTTCCACTACACAGACATTCAGTTTGTATCTGGAAAGTTCTCTTGCGGAAGCACTTCCTGATACGCCTGCTCCAATAATTACTACATCATACATATTGTTCACCTATCCTTTTCTCACTCTTTCTTATTTATTTTTTACTGCCATAAGCCGGAGGTTCAGGGCAGTTAATTTACTTATTTAAAATACAAACCAGTTTCTGATACAGGAAAAGCAACAATCACACTCCCCATTCCGGGGAATGTAATCATTGCCTCTCTGTTATCTCTGCAATGCCATATTTCACATATCAGTGCTTTACACGATAATTATAACATTCGAGTCATTATTTTACCATGGAATGATTCCATACAGACCAACTGCCAGCAGAGCGCCGATGATCGGTCCAACTAATGTAACGATTCCATATCCCCAGTTAGAGCTTCCTTTTCCGCTGATCGGAAGGATTGTATGTGCCAGACGAGGTCCAAGGTCACGGGCCGGGTTCATAGCGTATCCTGTTAATCCACCAAAGGACATACCGCAGGAAACGATGATTCCGAATACTAACAGGTTACCTACACCAGCAGGAGCTTCTGCCGGAAGGCCTTTGATTGCAAATACCAGTACGAAAGTTGCAACTGCTTCTGCAAGGATGTTCATTGGAAGGTTCGGAATAGATGGTCCACAGGAGAATACACCAAGTTTGGTTCCCGGATCATCTGTTGCATCGAACTGGCCTTTGAAAGCAATCCATACAATAATCGCGCCTACAAATGCACCTGCGAACTGTGCTACGATATAACCAGGCACCAGATCCCATGCAAAGCTGCCGTCTACTGCTAATGCCAGGGTTAAAGCGGGGTTAAAACTTGCACCGGATGCAGCACCAAAAATGAATGCCGGTATCATAACTGCAAGACCCCAGGCAATGGTAATCTGGATAGAGCCTGCGCCCTTCATTCCGGATTTGTTCAGAGTTACGTTAGCAACTACGCCATCACCTAACATAATCAACATCATTGTTCCTACAAATTCTGCTATATATGGTAACATTTCGTGTTCCCCTTTCTGCCTTCAATCTACTTTTGTCTTCTAGTCTTCTTTTGCCCAGCCATAAGAATATTTTACAGCCTTGTTCCAGCCTTCTACTTTCTCTTTTCTCTCTTCTGCAGAAATCTGAGGTTTGAAAGTCTGGTCAATTGCCCAGTTCTTAATAACGTCTTCTTTGCTTGCCCAGTAGCCAACTGCAAGACCTGCCAGATAAGCAGCACCCATAGCGGTTGTCTCTACGCAGGAAGGACGGTTAACCGGAGCGTTGATAATGTCTGCCTGTGTCTGCATTAAGAAGTCGTTGGCACTTGCACCACCGTCAACCTTCAGAGCACTCAGTTCAATGCCGGAATCTGCTTTGATTGCCTGCAGAACGTCATTTACCTGATATGCCAGAGACTCCAGTGTTGCGCGGATGATGTGATATTTATTAACACCACGGGTAATTCCTACAATCGTTCCTCTTGCATACTGATCCCAGTGAGGAGCACCAAGTCCTGTGAATGCAGGTACTACATAACATCCATTGGTGTCTTTTACTTTCTTAGCCATGTACTCGGAATCCGGAGCGCTGTCGATGACTCTTAACTCATCGCGCAGCCACTGGATTGCAGCACCTGCCACGAAAATAGAACCTTCTAATGCGTAATTAACTTTTCCGTCAATACCCCATGCAATTGTTGTAACCAGACCATTCTTGGAGAATACCGGTTTTTCTCCGGTGTTCATTAACAGGAAGCATCCGGTTCCATATGTATTCTTTGCTTCGCCTGCTGTGAAACATGTCTGTCCAAATAATGCTGCCTGCTGGTCTCCTGCTGCTCCGCTGACCGGAATCTTTCCACCAAAGAAAGCCGGATCTGCTTCTCCGTATACACAGCTTGAAGGTTTTGCTTCAGGAAGCATACTTGCCGGAATGTTCAGCTCTTTCAGAATTTCCTCATCCCATTTCAGGTCATTGATATTGAACAGCATGGTACGTGCTGCATTGGAGTAATCTGTTACGTGAGCTGCGCCCTTTGTAAGTTTCCAGATTAACCATGTCTCAACGGTACCAAAGAGAAGTTCTCCTTTTTCTGCTCTTTCTCTTACGCCTTCTACATTATCAAGAATCCATTTTAATTTTGTTCCTGAGAAGTATGCGTCGATTACCAGACCGGTTTTCTGACGGAAGGAATCTTCCAGACCCTTATCCTTCAGAGAATCACAGTATTCAGAAGTTCTGCGGCACTGCCATACAATTGCATGATACACTGGTTCGCCTGTATTCTTATCCCACACGATAGTGGTTTCACGCTGATTTGTGATACCGATTGCAGCGATGTCATCTGCGGAAGCCCCAATCTTCTGCATTGCTTCTACTGCAACACCTAACTGTGTAGACCAGATCTCGTTAGCATCATGTTCTACCCAGCCTGGTTTCGGAAAATACTGTGTGAACTCTTTCTGAGCTACACTGCACATTTCACCTTTTTCGTTAAAAAGAATACATCTGTTGCTTGTTGTGCCGGCGTCCAGCGCCATAACATATTTTGCCATTTGTAAAATCCTCCTCCGTTTTGACTTGATAGTATTATTATAGCTTTTTAAATACTTTTTGTCATTAGACACATATTCTTATTTGTACAATTTATTGAAATTTATTGTTCTTCCGTCCCAATACACGGTGTTTCTGCCGAAACTCTATGCTGTCATACTGCTTTTTGTTGTAGGAAGTACCAAAATATTATTTGTTGGATGATGCAGCATGGCTCTGATATTTTCCACCGCAGCAAGCACTTCTTCCTCTCCCGGCCCTTTCTTCATGGCCACACAGTCCAGTACAAAATGACAGACAGATTTCACAATAAAACTTTCC is from Lachnospiraceae bacterium JLR.KK002 and encodes:
- a CDS encoding FAD-dependent oxidoreductase produces the protein MLNYDIVIVGGGPAGLAAAVSAKRNGVESILVLERDKELGGILNQCIHNGFGLHTFKEELTGPEYAGRFIDQLKDEKIEYKLNTMVMDIAPNKVVTAMNREDGMFEIQAKAIVLAMGCRERSRGALNIPGYRPAGIYSAGTAQRLVNMEGYMPGREVVILGSGDIGLIMARRMTLEGAKVKVVAELMPYSGGLKRNIVQCLDDYGIPLKLSHTVVDIEGKERVEAITIAEVGSDRRPIPGTEERYTCDTLLLSCGLIPENELSRSLNVEMSPVTSGPLVNECLETNVEGVFACGNVLHVHDLVDFVSEEASAAGKHAAEYVLNGAKHKDTNAKDIPIVAVEGARYTVPKTINPDRMDEKHTVRFRVGDVYKNCYVSVYLNDERIIHKKRPVVAPGEMEEVVLKKEELAAFSNLSQITVKIEEA
- a CDS encoding NAD(P)/FAD-dependent oxidoreductase — protein: MYDVVIIGAGVSGSASARELSRYKLNVCVVEKEEDVCCGTSKANSAIVHAGFDAEAGSLMAKLNVEGNQMMEALSKELDFHYKNNGSLVVCINEEEKPNLQALYDRGVENGVKDLRIIDREELVKLEPNIADEAVAALYAPTGGIVCPFGMNIAFAENAATNGVEFKFDTEVTDLEKKGDNWVVKTSQGEIETRYVVNAAGVYADKFHNMVSDKKLHITPRRGDYCLLDRSTEGFVTHTIFQLPGKYGKGVLVSPTVHGNTLVGPTAIDIENREGTNTTQEGIDELINKAGTTVKGLPIRQVITSFAGLRAHEDGHEFYIGELEEAKGFIDCAGIESPGLTSAPAIGKMVAGIIKDLTNAEENPDFNGTRKGILDPKTLSNEERAALIKENPAYGNIICRCEMITEGEIIDAIKRPLGAKSLDGVKRRTRAGMGRCQAGFCSPRTIEILSRERGVDPSEITKAGGESRIIVGINKDRI
- a CDS encoding MIP/aquaporin family protein — encoded protein: MLPYIAEFVGTMMLIMLGDGVVANVTLNKSGMKGAGSIQITIAWGLAVMIPAFIFGAASGASFNPALTLALAVDGSFAWDLVPGYIVAQFAGAFVGAIIVWIAFKGQFDATDDPGTKLGVFSCGPSIPNLPMNILAEAVATFVLVFAIKGLPAEAPAGVGNLLVFGIIVSCGMSFGGLTGYAMNPARDLGPRLAHTILPISGKGSSNWGYGIVTLVGPIIGALLAVGLYGIIPW
- the glpK gene encoding glycerol kinase GlpK, giving the protein MAKYVMALDAGTTSNRCILFNEKGEMCSVAQKEFTQYFPKPGWVEHDANEIWSTQLGVAVEAMQKIGASADDIAAIGITNQRETTIVWDKNTGEPVYHAIVWQCRRTSEYCDSLKDKGLEDSFRQKTGLVIDAYFSGTKLKWILDNVEGVRERAEKGELLFGTVETWLIWKLTKGAAHVTDYSNAARTMLFNINDLKWDEEILKELNIPASMLPEAKPSSCVYGEADPAFFGGKIPVSGAAGDQQAALFGQTCFTAGEAKNTYGTGCFLLMNTGEKPVFSKNGLVTTIAWGIDGKVNYALEGSIFVAGAAIQWLRDELRVIDSAPDSEYMAKKVKDTNGCYVVPAFTGLGAPHWDQYARGTIVGITRGVNKYHIIRATLESLAYQVNDVLQAIKADSGIELSALKVDGGASANDFLMQTQADIINAPVNRPSCVETTAMGAAYLAGLAVGYWASKEDVIKNWAIDQTFKPQISAEERKEKVEGWNKAVKYSYGWAKED